The segment GTCACGGCAGTTCATCTCATTGCCGAAAAAATGAGCCGTAGTACCCTAGTGGGAGTTGTAACAACCCCAGTGGCTATGGGAATTACGGCCTTTGCAGCCTTGTCCCTTCCTGCCGATATGCAAACCTCTGCTCCCCTGGTTCCTGCTTTGAAGTCTAACTGGTTGATGATGCACGTTAGCGTCATGATGTTAAGTTACGCGACTTTAATGGTAGGAGCAGTATTAGCGATCGCTTTTTTGATCGTCACTCGCGGCCAAGATGTGGAATTACGGGGGAGTTCGGTAGGAACCGGAAGTTATCGCAATAAACTCGGACGTATCCAATTATCCCAAGCAGAAAAAACCCCTGATGGTTCTGTCGTGGCGATGGCTGACGGGAATGGCAGTGTGGGAACAGCCGTTCTCGACCGCGTTGATCCTCAAACCCTCGTTACTGATCTTCCCAACCTCTCGCCCCAACGGCTAAATTTAGCCGATACCCTCGATAATATTAGTTATCGTATCATTGGACTGGGTTTCCCTCTGTTAACCATTGGTATCATCGCCGGAGCGGTTTGGGCTAACGAAGCTTGGGGCTCTTACTGGAGTTGGGACCCCAAAGAAACCTGGGCTCTCATTACTTGGTTAGTTTTTGCCGCCTATCTCCATGCTCGTATTACTCGTGGTTGGCAAGGCCGTAAACCCGCTATTTTGGCCGCTAGTGGCTTTATTGTGGTTTGGGTCTGTTATTTAGGGGTCAATTTACTGGGTAAAGGCTTACATTCCTATGGGTGGTTCTTTTAAACGCTTCTAGTGATACAACGCCAAAAAAAAACGGGTTGTGTTGACAACCCGTTTTTTTATTCTCAACAATCGTCCAATTATTGTCAAATAGATGTAGACTCGTAGGGAATAGCTTAGATAGATGGTAGAAATCCCCTGGTAAGTTCATTAAAAACCCCAAATAAAGGATTTTTTGGATAACTTTGGTCTTGTCCCTAGGGTAAGGGTAAATCATCAATTGAATGGCTCCTAAACCGATGCTGATCATCTTTTAGTTAGACGTTTTCTAACCAGTCATAAATTCGCTCTAAATCTTTGAGGGTAATTAGGCCATACTGCCAGAGTACCATCGGTAACATCAGTAAAGGACTTTGGGTTTGTTCCATAGACCGTTGAGCGATCGCGATCGAATCGTGGGAAAGAGCTAATTCTTCTTGTAAGAAGCGCAAAAAGCTAGAATAGGTGGTGCTTGACATGATTTGTTTACCTTAATTTTTTACACTCCATCATCAGATTGTCTCATTGAGACTGGAAATAACCGTGCATTCTTGATCAGTGAGGGTTGACTATCTTTCAACTTCACTGTTGTCCTGTCGCATTTCCGAATATTTATGCCGAGAGAATAATTTTCTACCCTCTTAAGAAGATTACCCTTCAATAGCGACTTATTGATCATTGTTTGGGGAATTTTTTCCCCAGGCGATTATTTTCTGTTGTTAAGCTGATTCAAGCTTGTTTTACTTTAAACTTCTGAGCAAGATCAACCCCAATCTATCTATTGGTTTTTTTCTTGCACTCACACCACCCATTGCTTAAATCCTTAGCGATGCCCTTGGGACTGCTTTCGATTAAACTCAGTCAGTCTAAATTTGACTATAGTCTTAATACGCTAGCTCATCTCAAGGGATTTGCTTTTAAGGATCTATCCTTGCATATAGTATATAGAGTTTTCCTAAAGATGATGAACAAACTCGGAAAAATTTGTAAAACTTTAACTATTTTATTCCTCTCAGAGATAGGATAAGGTCTTTCTTAAGATATTGTGTCAATTTTGAGACAATTATATCCGATAGATTACTGAATTGAACCGAAGACTTTGGGGAGTGATGATTGCGGTTTTGACGGACTGTTGAAAAATTCAACGGTTAAGCGATCGCCGGGTTTAATTCCTAACTCTTCAGCGCGTCCCCCCCGCAACTCAATCACCTGATCAATCTCAGTTTCTATACTTGGTCCATAGGTAGGACAGCGAGCCGTCGTACAAGGAGGGACATTACTCTCAATGGCTTTAACTTCTCCTTTGAACAGAAAAATCATATCTAGGGGAATGCTCACATTTTTCATCCAAAATCGAACAGGTTGGGGTGGATCAAAGGGAAAGACCATTCCTTGATTATCCTCTAATGATGGGCGATACATCAAACCCATTCGTTGCTGTTCTGGGGTTTTGGCGACTTCTAAGTCGATGACTTGTTCTCCTATTTTAACCTGTGCTTCGATGGGGAGTTTCTGTCCTTGGATTTGAGCGATCGCCGTTGGGTTTTTTGCTACAGAATTAGAAGAAGACTCGATTGAGTTGGAGTTAGAACATCCCAAGAGAAGAACACTTAGGGCAATAATTAATAAGAGAGGTCGTTTAATCATGGTTGATGGATGGGATCTTTAATGATTACTTTAACCAAAAATGGTTATCAAATCGATGAGATTTTATATTATCGATTATAGACCGTCTCTATGTATTAACTTGCTTAGCTCTCAAAATTTCTTCTTCAGATAGTGAGATTCCTATAGAATTAATTCTTTCAAAAATAGTAACTATCTCTTCTTTTGTCAAATTATCTTCGTCCATGGTGATTACAAGAAGTTGATATTCTACAAATGCTGATACTAATTTATTTAGAGTTTTTAATAGATATTGGTTATTCTCTTTGGAACTCAATGAAATTTGTTTTTTGATAATTTCTTCAGACGAGAACAAAGAAGATAATACAATTACTTCTGCTAAATTATCAGCTTTTTTTAAATGAATAAAAGTTTCTTTATTAAGGTCAAATCCAACCCAAAATCTAGAATCTTTATGAGCATGATTGCTATGCAAACAATGATAAAGAACTTGTAATCTTTGAGTACCATCGATAACGTACCAATAAGTGTTATGATCTTGATAGCTAGAAGTGCTAATAAAGTCATCATCAGAACAATTAAGGTTTTTTTCACGAGTTCGCAAAAAGATAAGTGTCCCAATAGGCAATCCTTTATAAATACTATCTAATAGTTTAATAATTTCTTTTTTCCCCCAGACAAAAGGTCTTTGAAAGCTAGGAATATGAATTTCTCCTGAGTCAATTCTTCTAAAAGTTTCTAAAAGAGTTTGGACTTGATATTGTGTTTTAATCATCAGA is part of the Rippkaea orientalis PCC 8801 genome and harbors:
- the ccsB gene encoding c-type cytochrome biogenesis protein CcsB, whose product is MNLITLENFLDNSSFLILLLTMLIYWAGAAFPGMSILPTLGTAGVAIANLSIATLLGSRWLEGGYFPLSNLYESLFFLAWGVTAVHLIAEKMSRSTLVGVVTTPVAMGITAFAALSLPADMQTSAPLVPALKSNWLMMHVSVMMLSYATLMVGAVLAIAFLIVTRGQDVELRGSSVGTGSYRNKLGRIQLSQAEKTPDGSVVAMADGNGSVGTAVLDRVDPQTLVTDLPNLSPQRLNLADTLDNISYRIIGLGFPLLTIGIIAGAVWANEAWGSYWSWDPKETWALITWLVFAAYLHARITRGWQGRKPAILAASGFIVVWVCYLGVNLLGKGLHSYGWFF
- a CDS encoding DUF2949 domain-containing protein, which translates into the protein MSSTTYSSFLRFLQEELALSHDSIAIAQRSMEQTQSPLLMLPMVLWQYGLITLKDLERIYDWLENV
- a CDS encoding DUF192 domain-containing protein; translated protein: MIKRPLLLIIALSVLLLGCSNSNSIESSSNSVAKNPTAIAQIQGQKLPIEAQVKIGEQVIDLEVAKTPEQQRMGLMYRPSLEDNQGMVFPFDPPQPVRFWMKNVSIPLDMIFLFKGEVKAIESNVPPCTTARCPTYGPSIETEIDQVIELRGGRAEELGIKPGDRLTVEFFNSPSKPQSSLPKVFGSIQ
- a CDS encoding DUF262 domain-containing protein, coding for MIKTQYQVQTLLETFRRIDSGEIHIPSFQRPFVWGKKEIIKLLDSIYKGLPIGTLIFLRTREKNLNCSDDDFISTSSYQDHNTYWYVIDGTQRLQVLYHCLHSNHAHKDSRFWVGFDLNKETFIHLKKADNLAEVIVLSSLFSSEEIIKKQISLSSKENNQYLLKTLNKLVSAFVEYQLLVITMDEDNLTKEEIVTIFERINSIGISLSEEEILRAKQVNT